The stretch of DNA tctatttatcaaTCTATgaccatatctatctatctatctgtctatgaccatatctatctatctatctatgtatcgaACTATTGATCTTCTATTACTAAACCTTAAACTTTCAAACCAGctggaccggctttttcaagccaacttaaagtttgtcttcaaactttttaTCTAGTTAATGCTGTTGTCACAGAGACCAACTCCGTGAATCCCTCCTCTGGCCATCAGAGGGTGCCTTCATCCGAATATTGacactcactcacatacactacatttcccatcagccCTGTACCTGGCACTCATTATGTTGCCCAGCTGCAGCTCTTTGGCCTATATAAActttaggcttgtttgagatgagccaattctgcgcagaaccgccctgcattcggaagggctcatccctatgccctaatccagAGGGGGGCAAACTACGGCCCGCGGGCCATATACGGCCCGCCAAACACTTTCGTCCGGCCCGCGAgggagtttttaaaatattacacttgAGTAACGGTTTTAGTTCAGAATTTCTAATTTGATGCAATACAAGTGAACGCCAATAGATGGCAGTATAGCACGCAGTACAGTTAGAGTTAGGGCCTAGCTACTGTAGAATTAGAATGCACTCGGTAATAACTCGGACgttaatgaatgaaaatgagtgtggcgaaaaaaagaaaagtggaCTCCGAATGTCGGGTGTTCAAGGAAGAATGGACAGCAAAATACTTCTTCACCAGTATCGGACAGAAGGCGGTATGTCTAATATGCCAAGAAAGTATTGCAGTTTTTAAAGACTACAACATCAGTCGTCATTTTTCAAGCAAGCATTCGAATTATGCAGCCAACCTGTCATCTGCAGAAAAGGCGAACAAAGCTTTAAAACTCGCCACAAACTTAAAAGCCCAgcaaaatacatttacaaaacagTGCTCTATTCAAGAATCTGTAACGAAAGCTAGTTATGTACTGGCACACAAAATTGCAAAGCACAGCAAGCCTTTTTCGGATGGGGAATTTGTGAAAGACTGTATGGTGGAGACTGCTGACATACTTTGTCCTGGTTCTAAAAGTCAGTTTGAGAAAATTAGCTTATCGCGGAGAACAATTACCAGGCGCATAGAAGTGATTTCCGAGGAGCTGCTCTcggaactaaaaaaaaaagcagacagCTTCAGTCTTTTTTCTGTCGCACTTGATGAAAGTACTGACATCAGAGACACTgctcaacttttgatttttgtcaGAGGAATAAACGAAAATTTCGAAATAACAGAGGAACTCCTCGGGATGGAATCAATGATGGGAACGACCAGGGGCGTTGATTTGTATGACAGTGTGTCCGTctgcttggaaaaaaataacCTGCCGTGGACAAAGCTGACAAGCGTCACAACAGATGGATCGCCAAATCTAACGGGCAAAAACACTGGACTGCTAAAAAGGTTACAAGACAAAGTAAAAGACGAAAGCCCGAACTCGGAAGAATTAATATTTCTTCACTGTATTATACATCAGGAAGCCTTGTGTAAAAGTGTGTTGAAGCTAGAAAAAGTTGTCAAAGTGGTTGTGAAGCTTGTCAACTTTATACGGGCAAGAGCGCTTAACCATCGGCAGTTTATTCAGCTCCTTAACGAAACGGAGGCAGAGCACCATGACCTCTTGTACCATTCAAATGTGCGCTGGCTAAGTCTCGGCAGTGTGTTTCACCGTGTCTGGGAACTTAAAGGAGAGATAGCAACGTTCCTCGATGCGGTTGGTAAAACTGGCGACTTCCCCGAATTACAAGACACAGACTGGCTGGCTGACCTCGCGTTCGGTGTGGACACACTGAGGCATCTGAACGATCTCAATTTGAGACTTCAGGGAAAGGACGTTTTTGTGCACGAACTGTACAGCAACGTAAAAGCGTTCAAGGCCAAACTTGTATTGTTCTCCAGACAGATATCCAGCCGAGATTTTGCTCATTTTCCTACACTGGCCGGACTAAGCACACCAGTAACACAGTCTCGCATTGAGAGGTACAGCAGCACTTTGATCGACCTGCATGCAGAATTTTCCCGACGCTTCGCAGACTTTGCAAAAATTGAGACTGAACTTGAACTTGTTTCATGCCCCCTATCTTTTGACAGTGAAAAAGCACCACCAGACACACAACTGGAACTCATCGACATCCAGTGTGACAGTACTTTGAAGGAGAAGTTTCAGACATCACCAGTTAACCAGTTTTATGCCTCACTGGATGAAAAAATTCCCAAACATAAAAAAGCTTGCACAAAGAATGCTTGTTTTATTTGGATCCACATATGTGTGTGAACAAACCTACTCAGTCATGAACTACAACAAATCCCAGCGCAGATCAAATTTAACAAATAGCCACCTGTCAGCTATCCTGAGGATCTCAACATCAAAGATCACTCCAGACTTTGACACCCTTGCAAGTAGTGGGGACCAGGCTCATTGTTCACATTAACACTTTCATTACCATGACTTGGAAAGACAAAGACTAAGGTTCTCGCTGAGTTTTAATCAGACATagttttatgattattaatatgCACATAACAGTCACTTGAGTAAATCAGTAAATTAAATAAGAATTGTTGTTTAATGTGACAAATGTTTCTATCAGATAATATATGTTCCATGCATACCTCCAGTGTAAATAAAAGTTCTTTTATCAAGGATTTAGTATGCGGCCCTTCACTTGGTTTGCAAAACTTGATGTGGCCCTCTGGTCTAAAAAGTTTGCCCACCtctgccctaatcccttcaaagggtttaccctccggagtgagagcttcgaagggatgaagggtgtaggggtaaaaaaactcttcttttggaacgcacttcagcgtcatcttaacgagacaatcaaggaggagtAGATTGCGCAAACTGCGCCCTATGTTTAAcgttactttatttatttatttattttaggtttatcgcaccatgtatattgtatctatgtattttaaatatttaaatggatTGATAAaaggagctgtaaagtatttttgttgaagtacaatgtcgttttgaccataataatgtaccaaatcaaACTCgtttaaatattacagtagtataggaaaaatactatacatttataggtaaaatcgaactcctaacctcctgttcccattctgtgatgtcaaacaacttccctgtgcaaaggatcatggggggccgaagtgtccatcagttgtaccttttgaaatccttcattccgaagggccctttgaagtggccagttttgagcacttcggtttggaacgacccttcaatatggcggccataattattttcactccgaagtgcccttcggagggcgatatatcccgtttggaacgcactGCCGAAcaccggtgatcaccgcgagatgcatgccggttagaaatgtgtccgagggtgggccgccttgctctgatgtcatgcggacgtgtgtcaaaaacctctcgcgagggcgaggcggcctcatcggattctgcagtcgagcgcagttgctctccaccgactgcgctgaccaaaagcacgatgggaaacgacttgctgacgacacagcttaaagcttattggtttaaacaaccgtgatgtattgatctcttttaaaatgtttgattttaaaactctaatatcatgtttttatgtgtaaaaataatgtgtgaatATTCCCAAACTCTCTGACACAGTGatctctctatgggttatgCGAACGttgtcatttataaaaaaatatatataaaaacatgtctataattaaagtaaaaatgattgatGCACACATCTTTCGAATGGAAATACataacaagtactttgggtgtattgttcattatgtttattttcatataaaagcaacagaacttaaattacatccagtttatcagcaacacagcgcacaagtgtgaatcccgcgatatccgcctttgatctcgtaAGTTCTGATCCACTACGAGAACAGAGAactgggctgcgttccagttcggtttttaaatgcccttccctcgctaacttccctcggtctcgttgactcggatgtacgtcattgcttacgttgcacgagtgcccacttctggcggaacctttgtatgggctgaactggaacatcctaagcccttgatcacttggaatccgcaatggagctgatttattatttattttttccccttacaaatttgtttaatacagcattctatatgtatatatgtgagttttaaatgtttaaaaaaattattaatatatcatagaatTGTTTGTGGTAGGGTAAATTAAATGCGATATGTGGTGACGTcataatcgtgttgcattgtgggttatggagctgcctgaagtgtacatgtgaagtagactcgctccctcggttaaaatcgagggagcgagggtctgtccatgtAAACTTCCGTCGTCCACTTCatgaagtggaacgcacttcaaaatggcggcagggattcccccgaggggaagtgtgtagggaagttcgcgattgcgtgtctaaaactggagtggaacgcagccctgTTCGTCTtacctgcacttttttcactcctcccctcactgcaaCCGCCTACTCTCGActgaacttcaggcgaggctaggcgcatctcaaacaagccttgTCTCTTCACCAGTCCTCTTTGCGAGATCTTGTATCTCTACGGTTTGCATTTCTGAGCGTCCTTTATTGTTTTGCCTTCCTGTTGTGACCCTGGACTATTTGCTTTGTGTTTTGatctgtgctattttgagacaccatgaaatatgaactaaaatgtgcttttaatatactatctctgtatttaaaaatgtatttagataccacttatagtacatttgagcccacagtgtactacaagtggtaactaaatatattttttaaatacagagatagtatatttacactctgaggtctgagagtgccggcgcgttttgcaggttttttttcacattgcagcaaaacagacttaaaatactccgtcattttttgtcatagagacatacccagctaacacacgacgtaacagttacgtaatgtattcttactttttggtaatgtcatgacttactaactgacaacgtaactacgacgtcgcatgccagtaatttcattaccttcagattaccatctcacaacgtcatcagtacgttctcctaacgttataagattacccagaacgttccagatacgtcctctattcgtaatatattggtaattccatgacttactagtaacgtaactacaacgttgtatgcccgtaataatattaccatcaaattaccatatcacaacgtcgtcagtacgttctccaaacgttacaagattaccaaggacgttccagatacgtcctctattcgtaatataatggtcattccatgacttactggcaacgtagcagcaacgtcatgtgctcgtaatttcattaccatcatttacacattctttatatgttattattaccagaatttgcaatataaaacgtgtaattaaatgtcagacacaagactgaaatgtccccttaagaaaaaaaaggtttcttttcaccaaatcagagtatggatgactgttttttatatatagtgacgtgacatacagcgcgcgcctccacaaatgtagtgcgcgcgtgcccacagtatgttgataatagtgtaaagttaatttttctgagagaagaatttatttttccgaggtgacaacgaataaatggcttttataaaaatgtataaagttaactttggaaagacgcaaaacctttttttattgttatgtttacgttagtgctggtggccgttagagttgccatggcaaccgggaaaacattcaagctgctggagaggacagcgtcaacgtttctccgtgtttctcgtcagtttatagcaataaagttcaacaactgcgtcagattggttaagttacattacccacagtctactttaagtactttttgttaatatttttacctttgtgatttccttgatcgtctgaaatatatgttatgcaaaatgttacgttagcatagcatatgtttttaatgatactgagagcaaaacgtcttgaatgcttttattttatgtttcgctgtaggctatatgtttttatttatagtttgagtgtatttcattatttttatttggagttttattcatgttctgtgtgtttttcaaaataaatgaattgaattcatttcgagtctgcattcatcgttcacagctgttggaatagcctttacattattttgggcaaatgaggacataaattaggttaaactactgcatgtccgcccatagaaaaataaataaaaataagaattaccaactgatgaccaacacacaactattgatacacaacgttgccacgttGTGGCGAtgtataggcacctttcacttttccggttgccacgacgtaactagttacgtcgccacgacgaaagtttggtcaccaaattacgttgcagttacgtaacagtcacgtattttggttagctgggtaagtaatatatcaattgaaactatagaatatcttcttttatttgtgtacactcagagtaaaaacaaaatgttgtgctttttgtaaaataaagaaaactaacatgatgcgtgatctctcctctccctctgaacgaagtccaatctgatagttctcagaaaatgaactgtaacttagtgaatactaatgacaaaaaaattacacttatgtctaaaaaaacgttaagatgtcaggttttaaatca from Chanodichthys erythropterus isolate Z2021 chromosome 8, ASM2448905v1, whole genome shotgun sequence encodes:
- the LOC137025175 gene encoding general transcription factor II-I repeat domain-containing protein 2-like; its protein translation is MSVAKKRKVDSECRVFKEEWTAKYFFTSIGQKAVCLICQESIAVFKDYNISRHFSSKHSNYAANLSSAEKANKALKLATNLKAQQNTFTKQCSIQESVTKASYVLAHKIAKHSKPFSDGEFVKDCMVETADILCPGSKSQFEKISLSRRTITRRIEVISEELLSELKKKADSFSLFSVALDESTDIRDTAQLLIFVRGINENFEITEELLGMESMMGTTRGVDLYDSVSVCLEKNNLPWTKLTSVTTDGSPNLTGKNTGLLKRLQDKVKDESPNSEELIFLHCIIHQEALCKSVLKLEKVVKVVVKLVNFIRARALNHRQFIQLLNETEAEHHDLLYHSNVRWLSLGSVFHRVWELKGEIATFLDAVGKTGDFPELQDTDWLADLAFGVDTLRHLNDLNLRLQGKDVFVHELYSNVKAFKAKLVLFSRQISSRDFAHFPTLAGLSTPVTQSRIERYSSTLIDLHAEFSRRFADFAKIETELELVSCPLSFDSEKAPPDTQLELIDIQCDSTLKEKFQTSPVNQFYASLDEKIPKHKKACTKNACFIWIHICV